A stretch of the Notamacropus eugenii isolate mMacEug1 chromosome 2, mMacEug1.pri_v2, whole genome shotgun sequence genome encodes the following:
- the LOC140523344 gene encoding olfactory receptor 5B12-like, translating into MCMENRSEVNEFILVGLTDAPDLQVPLFIMFTFIYLTTLVGNLGIVALISWNSRLHTPMYFFLSNLSLVDFGYSSAVTPKVMVELLTGDKVISYNSCAAQIFFFVAFATVESFLLASMSCDRHAAVCKPLHYTTTMTSTLCAHLASAAYICGFLNSSIVTGNTFSLSFCRSNVVHHFFCDVPPLLVITCSDIHSIEMVIFILGIFTVVFPLLVILTSYLFIFIAILKIHSAEGRQKAFSTCASHLTAVSISFGTIIFMYFQPSSNHSMDTDKMASVFYTMIVPMLNPLVYSLRNKEVKSAFQKAARGQRFQLDHIFS; encoded by the coding sequence ATGTGTATGGAGAACAGATCAGAAGTGAATGAGTTCATTCTCGTAGGATTAACAGATGCCCCAGATCTTCAGGTTCCTCTATTCATCATGTTCACCTTTATCTACCTCACTACCCTGGTAGGCAACTTGGGGATAGTAGCTCTCATCTCCTGGAATTCTAGACTTCACACTCCTATGTACTTCTTCCTCAGTAACTTGTCTCTGGTGGATTTTGGCTACTCCTCAGCTGTTACTCCCAAGGTGATGGTTGAGCTCCTGACAGGTGACAAGGTCATCTCCTATAATTCATGTGCGGCACAGATTTTCTTCTTTGTGGCCTTTGCCACAGTAGAAAGTTTCCTCTTGGCTTCCATGTCCTGTGATCGTCATGCAGCTGTGTGTAAGCCCCTACATTACACCACCACCATGACATCAACTCTATGTGCACATCTGGCCAGTGCTGCTTACATCTGTGGCTTTTTAAATTCCTCCATAGTTACAGGAAACACTTTTAGCCTCTCCTTCTGTAGGTCCAATGTGGTCCATCACTTCTTTTGTGATGTTCCCCCTCTCCTAGTTATAACTTGCTCTGATATTCACAGCATTGAGATGGTAATATTTATCTTAGGAATATTCACTGTAGTTTTTCCCCTTCTGGTTATCTTGACTTCCTACCTGTTCATCTTCATTGCCATCTTGAAGATCCATTCTGCTGAAGGCCGCCAGAAAGCCTTCTCCACTTGTGCTTCCCATCTCACAGCAGTGTCTATATCCTTTGGAACAATCATCTTCATGTACTTCCAACCTAGTTCAAATCATTCAATGGACACAGACAAAATGGCATCCGTTTTCTACACCATGATCGTTCCCATGTTGAACCCCCTGGTCTATAGTTTGAGAAACAAAGAGGTCAAGAGTGCTTTCCAGAAAGCTGCCAGAGGGCAAAGATTTCAATTAGACCATATTTTTTCATAG